The DNA sequence CACTCAGTTTTATATAGTATTGTTGGGaccaaaaacttttaaaatactgaCTATTATATAGAGATAGAAAACAGAGGTTTGAAGCTGGAAAGATAATGTTTATCAAAGATttgtgtgcttttgttttttaaactcttcAGGCTGCTGGTAAGGCAGTTTCTAGGGCACACGCTTTTCGTCTTTGTTTCTTGACTAGTGTAGCATGTGCTATGTTTTAAATACTTCATTCTCTGCTTCATATTGTTCTAATAAGACACTATTCTTGTAGGTAGACAAgctaaattgtattattttagttACTTGGCCTAACAAGCATAACTAAAGGGACTTTTTTTTGTACTTTCATCTAATTAAGCTTAAGTAAAAAGGGCATGTTGGCCACACTTCCTGTCTCCTGAAAGTCCACAGAATTGTGAAGCAAGTTCTCTGCCTTCACTAGAAAAATAGGGTATTTATAGGTTGCCATTTAACTGTAGAATATTTGAGAAGCAGTTCAGTCTCTCctttaattttcaaacattttggcACAGTCCACTCCGGTTTGTCGCTTTCTTGAGAATAGtccatttttgttgctgttataaTGCCTATATTATAACGTGTTCTGGTCATTGGAAACAAAACAGCTCATAGTTGAGTgagtaatacaataacagtaacaTAATGTAGTAGTCATCTTGCTTCAAGGAATTTAATTAGATAGCCAAATAACGGCTTTGTTGATTACCTTGGTAGGGCTTTTGTCTTACTCTCTGAGCATCACTACGAATGTCTGACATTGAAGCACATACAGTAGAGCACTTGTTGTGAACTTAATCCTCCTGCATAATAATGCACTTGTGAAAAATTACGCTTGCTTGATGTTTGAAGATTACCATCCATGTGCTAGGGCTCATTGAGTTATTTGTAAAATACATACTTAGTTCAAGTTGGTACACCATTGAGTTTTTTGGGCTATCAGTATCCAAGCCCCTTCTCTACTGAAAATATAATCTTGGCTCTCTCCCTTTAAGTCAGAGGAGATGTAGAATTTAGGACGCTTTGAGACATTATATTGTAAAATAGCTTGTTTTATGTTCCTAAAGCTATCTTGTTTTGTGTTGAAGCTATTAATTGTCTCAATGtaagttttaaataaacatatttctttAGAGCTGGTTTGCactgtgtgatttttcttttttaatgatgcACCATTGGTTGTAaatgctttcttccttccctcttacTCCCTCGTTCATCCAACCCTTGGCTCCCTTAAGTTGAACATTTTCGAGTACTCTTACAAGTTTAAAcactgcatttatttaaaaaaagaagtaattcttATTGCTTAGACTTTTTATTAGCTAAATGAAGAAGCTCATACAGGTAGGGTACTTGTCGAAGCGGAGTACTTGACTTCATCTCGCAGAGCTAATCCCGTGAAGTTGTCCCGTCTAGCCGCATATTCCCCGACGTTGGCCAGCCCCGGCACCACACAGCAGCTCAGAGCGCTGCGGTAGATGCTCATGTCATGGGCGTCATACCACTCGTCCGTCTTTTCGTCATAGCACTCCACATTAAAGGTGGTAGTGAAGCCATTAAAGCCGCCCACCACAAACAAGAGGTCGTCTACCACCTCGATGCCAAAATTGCTACGAGGATTAAACATAGTGGGGATTGTGCGCCAAGTATTAGCCACTGGGCTGTAGGCTTCTGCGCTCCTAAGTCGATTTGCTCCATCAAAGCCACCTACCTATGGACAGCAAGGGAAACACGGTTGACTGTTAGCCATGGCTTCCGTGCACCAAGGAAGAGCCCaccattgggggggggggaaccagTGATTTCATACCTCCCTCTTTCCACTATTttccacaggggaaaaaaatgcttttcaaatgCTTACCAGCAGTGTAAACCTATTTGCGAACAAAAAAGCCAGGGTTATCATTTTGGTGTGATAGAAGATAAACTCACCGCATATACGTGCTCTCCATAAGCAATTACGCCTattccactcctcctgcttctcaTGGGTGCTATGACTGTCCACTGATTACTCTCAGTGTTGTACACTTCGGCTGTGAACAGACACTCGTTTCCGTTAAAACCGCCACATATGTAGACCTGTGTGGAGAGAGGCGCAAGGTTACTGAAATCGTCACCACTGGGGAGTGGAAAGAAAGGGTGTGTATGTGGCAGTGAGGAGGGACCCCTTCGGATGCCAGCCTGTACGATCATTCTTCCTCCTATGTGTGCATACATCGCTTTTTAATGAGTAAAATGTTAAAGGATAGTTACAAAGGGCCACTTCGTCGTTTGAGGACGGAGTTAGTCCTGCAGAGTGAGTGCTGCCTCTTCTATGTTccacctgccccccccaaaacaaagaagaacATTCCTTCTGGACGTGTTCTTTCCCGCTCCAGTCCTACCTTCCCGTAGAGGGTCGTGGCACTTGCGTCACTCCTCTGCTCGTGCATAGGGGCGATGAGTGTCCACTGGTTGGTCTCGGGCTCGTAACGTTCAGCAGTGTTCAGACGCACATAGCCGTCGAATCCTCCCATGGCGTAAATAAAATTGCTGAGGACTGTCACGCTGACGTAGCAACGTCGGGAGTGCATCGGGGCCACCTGATGCCACGTTTTCTTGACCGGGTCAAAACGCTTAACGCTATTGAAATAGTCTACACTATCGAACCCCCCAATGATATAAACGTAGCCTTTCAAATAGGCTGCCCCGTGGTAGGCACGGGGACTCTCTTCCTCACAAGTGACATTCACCCATCTGTCTGCCCGAGCATCGTATGCCTCAATGGCATTGGTGGGGCTCCCACCACTCCAGCCACCAATTGCAAATAGGATGGCATAGGGCAGGCGGGGCCTGGTGAGTGGGTTGGTGAAGTCAGAATTAGAGGGTCCATTCATGTTGAGGTCATACATGGCCTTTAGGGCATTGATGATGACTGGCTTGCATTCCTCACTGTCTTTGACATAGTCGTTCATCTTCACATTGTTCATGAAGTACTCAGCATGCATTAGGGCCAGGCGAAcctaagaaagaaatacagaaagtgaGATGAGGTGAGGGTACCTGGAAAACCCATCTCCGTATCTCCCTGCTTACAGGCTGCCTTTGCATGGCAGCAGGGTCATATTTTGTGTTTGAAACTTACAGCTCACAGTTAAATACAGTTTGAAATTTACAGCTCACAGTTTTGCGGAGGTGGTATACATTTGAATGCTGAGAATGAGCTAGATAGAAGCGACCTCAAGTGTTCACAGAGCTAGCCCTTTCCTGGGCCCCTGGGCAGTACTATCAGACCAGAGAAAGCTGTGGTGATTGTTCAGTCATTGAACATCTATGTTTCTCTGTATAAAATAACACAGATTAGCACCAAATGGCTATAATTATACATAATACAGTTTGGTGTCTATCCCACTTTTACCTGGGGTTTGGGGAAACTCACAGaataaaaatgggtgaaaggaagACCCTTTAGAATTCTTTTGAAGACCTTGCCATCTCCTTCCCCCACTGCCAGGGAGAATTTTGGTCAAAGAATATAAATGAGGTAGAAGCAGCTAGCAatgtcaagaaagaaaaaaaccctgcaaaATTCCACAGAATGGTAGCCTTCTATATAAGTGTATGTGAATACAGCCCCAGAATCTGCCAAACAGCTGAATGTGGCTCTTCGCACAGTCCCTCCGGGATAAATGAACCAAACATGAGCAATTAAGCATCCCACAAAAAATAACTAAACTTGACCTTGGGAAGCAAAACTGAAATATGCTGCTTCCTATTTGGGGGGTCATgagaaatccattttaaaatggcCTCAAATACAGCATCTTCTTGTTTGACGTTGAGCTCATCTTTCTCAATGATATCCTTCAGTTCAGTGACTGAGAGCTCTAAAAACTCGGCCGAGACTTTCACCATCTCCTCAAAGTTGTGCAGTATAAACATGTAGGCCTTCTGCCTCAGCTCGGGACAGTAGTAGTAGTCCGTGAACTTGCAGATGCCGATACAGTTATCCAAACACAGCTCCGACTTGAGGAACTCACAGCAACCCCTGACAATACCCATGATGTTAAATTGGTCTGCAGCAGCCAGCAGCTTCTCCACATTGTCCGGTGTGATGGGGACGGTCCGGGTGTATGCATATTCAATAATTAGCTTCATCATGTCAGGGGAAATGCCAGGAATGTTGTATACCTTCTTTTCAGTGTTGTTCCAGCCACTTGTAAACAAagctctggaaaaaaagaaagaaacgagCAGCCACTGAAATATTTCTCTCCAGTTTAACAGGTTCTCCTCCCACTGTCTTTCGTCGAGGAGAGTTTGGACATTGCCCAAACAGTACACAGTGAGTATGTTAGAAAAAAAGTGGcgtgaggaaggggagggggcgggcagaTTTTGCATCTTATACAGCGGGCAAGAGAACCTTGCCAAGAACTTTGACTTTGGTCACTCTCCTTATCCTCATGAAAACGAGAACTTTTCCCTATTTTGTGGGTGGAAAAATTGGGATCTAGAGCCGGGAATAAGACCTAGATGTCTTCTATCTCAATCTTGCTTAAGAAAATTAAACttgaggtgcacctgggtggctcagtgggttaaagccgctgccttcagctcaggtcatgatcccggggtcctgggatggagccccgcgtcaggctctctgctccgcagggagcctgcttcctcctctctctctctgcctgcctctctgcctacttgtgctctctgtcaaataaataaatctttaaaaaaagaaaagaaaattaaacttgaGCAAGATGGCTTTTTAGTAAGTACTGTTCAACCAGCACACACCCAGAATCGGATCACTCCTCGCCTCTGACTGCTACCTCCTTGGTCCAAGCCCCCAGCATCTCCAGCCTAGATGATTGGGAGTAACCCTCTAATGGATgcccctgcttctgcccttgATGCTGCCAGGCCTTACAGTCATACCCCAACCACCTTATGAGTTTATGTACCCTTCCACCCAAAACCTTCTGCTGACATCCGTTCTTGCTCAGAGTAGAATACAAAGTGCTTGCCAGGGAGTACAAAAGTCCTCTGAGATCTAGACCAGTAATACCTCTCTGGCCActtcctcccactgcccccctccTTCCATCCCAGTCCCACCAGCCTTGCTTTCCTTGAATACACCAGAGGTGTTTCATTTTTGGTCCTCTTGTACCTGCAGTTGTCTCTGCCTGGAAGGCTCCCCGCTGCAGATCTCTGTATTTCTCACTCCCACATCCCCCTTAAAGTCTTTGTTCAAATGTCACTTTGTCAGCAAACCATCCTATATAAAATCACCACCTTTCTATTTAAAATCTCcctacctggggtgcctgggtggctcagttggttaagcatctgccttctgctcaggtcatgatcccagggtcctgggagtgagtcctgcattgggctctctgctcagaggggagtctgcttctccctttgcctgcccccAACCATGCTTgggtgtgcgctctctctctcataaataaaatctttaaaaataaataaaatctccctaCCTTCCTTTTTTCCACCTAGCACTTGTGAtctgctatttttttatttgttgaatgCCTATTCCTCCTACTAGGAGGTAAACTTCATGAGAAAACAAACGTTTGTCTCTTTACTCAATGTTTTATTTCTAGTACCCCAATAGTGCCTGTCATAaaataggcactcaataaataattattgacaGTGTACTATTCCAGAACTATTTATTGGGCTTCTACTGTATAGCTACGTACTTTTTTAGGTGTTGAACAGGACAGAAGAAACTGCCCTGAcaagtttttcctcttttttccaggTGGTTTACGAGAATATGGGCTTGGAAATGAGATTCTTCCCTAGCGCAGGGGTCTGCAAACCTACAGCCTCTGGGCCAGATTTGGTCCACCTCTTATTTTTGTACCACCTACAAGCTA is a window from the Neovison vison isolate M4711 chromosome 5, ASM_NN_V1, whole genome shotgun sequence genome containing:
- the KLHL10 gene encoding kelch-like protein 10, producing MEMESAAASTRFHQPHMERKMSAMTCEIFNELRLEGKLCDVVIKVNGFEFNAHKNILCSCSSYFRALFTSGWNNTEKKVYNIPGISPDMMKLIIEYAYTRTVPITPDNVEKLLAAADQFNIMGIVRGCCEFLKSELCLDNCIGICKFTDYYYCPELRQKAYMFILHNFEEMVKVSAEFLELSVTELKDIIEKDELNVKQEDAVFEAILKWISHDPPNRKQHISVLLPKVRLALMHAEYFMNNVKMNDYVKDSEECKPVIINALKAMYDLNMNGPSNSDFTNPLTRPRLPYAILFAIGGWSGGSPTNAIEAYDARADRWVNVTCEEESPRAYHGAAYLKGYVYIIGGFDSVDYFNSVKRFDPVKKTWHQVAPMHSRRCYVSVTVLSNFIYAMGGFDGYVRLNTAERYEPETNQWTLIAPMHEQRSDASATTLYGKVYICGGFNGNECLFTAEVYNTESNQWTVIAPMRSRRSGIGVIAYGEHVYAVGGFDGANRLRSAEAYSPVANTWRTIPTMFNPRSNFGIEVVDDLLFVVGGFNGFTTTFNVECYDEKTDEWYDAHDMSIYRSALSCCVVPGLANVGEYAARRDNFTGLALRDEVKYSASTSTLPV